TGTTCCCGCATATGCTGGCCGTCAGCCCTCTCATCTACAGCCTATACTTGCTCTTGGCCATCGCTGTTTCACAATCAGGAAGCGCTTCGAAAACGGTCGCGATATTTGTGATCCTGTTCGATTATTTTGCTGAAAACGAAAGGTATTTGTGTCAAAGAAAGATGACAACAATGTTTGGGGGCCAACTTGCTTGCGATCATCGCCGATGATTTGACCGGAGCGCTCGATTCGGCGGCACCCTTTGCGGCGCGCGGCTGCAAGACTGTGGTCGTTCTGGCCGAAAACGGTTTGACGGAAGCCTTGCAGGAAGCGCCGGAGGTATTGTCGGTCGACCTGTCCTGCCGGGAAGCAACGGCACAGGAGGCGCGGCGAAGGGCCGCTGCAACCTTGGCGGCGCTGCCGGCCGGCACGACGCTCTTCCTGAAGATCGATTCGCGGCTGAAAGGCCATATTGCGGAACTTCTCGAGGTCTTCTCCTTCCATGCGGCGCTGGCGGCGCCGGCCATACCGGAATTCGGCCGCATCGTTCGGGATGGGCATGTGGCGGGCTTCGGGGTCGACACTCCGATCGAAGTCGCCGCAAAGCTTGGCGCCTTAGTGGAAAGATGCACGATCCCCGACACGGTGACGACCTCCGACATGCTGGAAGCCGCCCGCCAGGCGCAGGCGAGAGGTGTTGATCTCTTCATCGGTGCGCGCGGTTTGGCCGAAGCGCTCGCACAGATCGAAACGTCTACGGTGCATCCCGTGATGGCGCAGATTCCCGCAGGCCCGGCCGTCTTCGCGATCGGTTCGCGCGATCCGATCACTCTTGCGCAAATCGACATGCTGAAACAGCATGCGGCTCTCGATCTGCGACCGGCGCCGAATGGCGCAGTGTCGGACCGGGCGCCCGTGCGGGGGCCGCTCACCCTCGTGCAGGCGACGGAGGGCGTAGAGGTCAATTCACCGGAGGCGGTTGCAAAGGCTTTGGCGGACGGCATTGTGCCGGCGCTCACTGAGACGGCCGCTACCTTGCTTTTATGCGGCGGAGCGACGGCGGAGGCCGTTCTTGATCGCATGAAAATCACGCATTTCCGCCTGGTGGGAGAATGTCTGCCGGGGCTGGGCCTTGCGCAATTGGGCACGCAGTGGCTCATTGCGAAATCCGGCGGATTCGGTGAGCCGGACACGCTGCGCCGTGTCGCCGATGCGGTTCTGGCGAACTCGGCCGGCGGAGCGACCCCAAGCGGCAAACCCGGCATTCGAATAACGGCGATCGGAAAGACGAAATGAGATGAGGCCAAGCAGCGGAGCGGCACGCAAGGCGCTGCCGGACATCGTCTTTGAACGAATACACCGGGCGATCAAATCCGGCGCCTACGGCTCGGACGAGCGCTTGCCGACCGAGCATGAATTGGCGGCGGAGTTCGAAGTCTCGCGGCCGGTCATTCGCGAGGCACTGCGGCGATTGCGAGAGCAGGGCCTGATTTACTCCAGGCGCGGCGCCGGCAGCTTCGTCCGGTCGCTGGGCATGAAGGAGCCGCTGGGCTTCGGCCAGCTGGAAAATGTCGCCGACCTGTTGAACTGCTATGAATTCCGGCTGACGCTGGAGCCGGCCGCAGCGGCTGCCGCAGCACTGCGGCATTCAGCGGAAGACCTTGCAAGCCTGCGCCAGGCGCTGGAACTGCTGCGCGATGCCACGAACCGCCAGTCACATCGCGAGGATGCCGATTACCAGTTTCATCTCGCGATCGCGCGCGCGGCGCAGAACAATTATTTTTCGACCGCCATGGAGGCGTTGAAGGATCATATTGCCGTCGGCATGCGGTTTCATGGCGCCTCTGTCAAGCGGGAGGCGTCGGGCCTGTCGCGGGTCTTCGGGGAGCATGAGGCCATTGCCAAGGCGATAGCGGCGCGCGATGCCGAGGCTGCCCGCCAGCTGATGCTGGACCACCTGACGGGTTCGCGCGACCGGCTGTTCCAATCCTCGCCGCGCCGAGCGTAAACCGATCGTACGAGGAGCAGGGGCGGCGCCTGCGGGCGCAGCCGCCATGCCTTGGGCGCAAGCAGCCGGAACTTTCCCGTTGAGCCTGCTGCGCCTTCCTGCGCTGGCATGCTTTATCCGACGCTGGTCTGCGCAGATATGGGCGAAAGCTCAGTACGCTGCCTGGTAGATCCGGGAAACGTCGTCGACCGTCATGTCCACCGGATTATTGTCCATCAGCCGACGGATGGCATGCGCCTCGGCCGCGAAACCTGGCAGGTCCTCCTGGCGCGCGCCGTGCGCGGCAAGGGACATTTCAATGCCCAATGCCTGGCAGTAGTCGAAGGCCGACCGTCGCAGATCCTGTTGCGACAGGCCGCCGCCAAGACCCAAGGCCGTGGCGATCTCTGCCGTCTTTTCGACAACGCATGGCTGGTTGAAGGCCAGGACATGCGGAAAGACCACGGCATTCGCCAGACCATGCGGCAGGTGAAGCCGCGTTCCGAGCGGATAGGCAATGGCGTGGCCCGCTGCCGTGTTGACGGGACCAAGGCAGATGCCGCCGTAATAGGAGGCGAGCATCATGCCCTCGCGGGCCTCGGCATCCGAGCCGTCGCGGACAGCCCGCTCCAGATAGCGCCCGACCAGTCCAATGCCCATGCGGGCAAAGCCGTCGATCATCGGATGCGATCGCCGATTGGTGAAGGCCTCGACGCAATGCGCCATGGCGTCGACACCCGTTGCGGCGGTCACCGAGGGCGGCACGGAATAGGTCAGTTCCGCATCCAGAACCGCCAGATCGGCGATGAGATGCGGACTTTCCACGGCAATCTTGTTACCAGCCTGCGGGTCGGTGATCAGCGAGCGGATGCCAGCCTCCGAGCCTGTGCCGGCCGTGGTGGCGACCTGCGCCAGCCTTGTCGCCCGTCCCGCCACCCGGTTGGGGCCGGCGACGTCAAGAAGCGACTGAGAGGAATCCCAGAGGGCGGCGACCAGCTTGGCGACATCCATGACGGAGCCGCCGCCAAGCCCCACTACCAGATCGGGTTTGGTCTCACGTGCAG
The sequence above is a segment of the Rhizobium sp. SSA_523 genome. Coding sequences within it:
- a CDS encoding four-carbon acid sugar kinase family protein, producing the protein MLAIIADDLTGALDSAAPFAARGCKTVVVLAENGLTEALQEAPEVLSVDLSCREATAQEARRRAAATLAALPAGTTLFLKIDSRLKGHIAELLEVFSFHAALAAPAIPEFGRIVRDGHVAGFGVDTPIEVAAKLGALVERCTIPDTVTTSDMLEAARQAQARGVDLFIGARGLAEALAQIETSTVHPVMAQIPAGPAVFAIGSRDPITLAQIDMLKQHAALDLRPAPNGAVSDRAPVRGPLTLVQATEGVEVNSPEAVAKALADGIVPALTETAATLLLCGGATAEAVLDRMKITHFRLVGECLPGLGLAQLGTQWLIAKSGGFGEPDTLRRVADAVLANSAGGATPSGKPGIRITAIGKTK
- a CDS encoding FadR/GntR family transcriptional regulator — encoded protein: MRPSSGAARKALPDIVFERIHRAIKSGAYGSDERLPTEHELAAEFEVSRPVIREALRRLREQGLIYSRRGAGSFVRSLGMKEPLGFGQLENVADLLNCYEFRLTLEPAAAAAAALRHSAEDLASLRQALELLRDATNRQSHREDADYQFHLAIARAAQNNYFSTAMEALKDHIAVGMRFHGASVKREASGLSRVFGEHEAIAKAIAARDAEAARQLMLDHLTGSRDRLFQSSPRRA
- a CDS encoding iron-containing alcohol dehydrogenase, which translates into the protein MAQTIMGTTAITVHQPRRLIVGTGSIAETGRWAGDTRSTLVIATPITAGFVERLQLRGRVSLFDAIPGEPDIATLDAALAAARETKPDLVVGLGGGSVMDVAKLVAALWDSSQSLLDVAGPNRVAGRATRLAQVATTAGTGSEAGIRSLITDPQAGNKIAVESPHLIADLAVLDAELTYSVPPSVTAATGVDAMAHCVEAFTNRRSHPMIDGFARMGIGLVGRYLERAVRDGSDAEAREGMMLASYYGGICLGPVNTAAGHAIAYPLGTRLHLPHGLANAVVFPHVLAFNQPCVVEKTAEIATALGLGGGLSQQDLRRSAFDYCQALGIEMSLAAHGARQEDLPGFAAEAHAIRRLMDNNPVDMTVDDVSRIYQAAY